From a region of the Arachis ipaensis cultivar K30076 chromosome B09, Araip1.1, whole genome shotgun sequence genome:
- the LOC107615716 gene encoding uncharacterized protein LOC107615716, with protein sequence MNFKEKVRGSMKSRGEIIKNLESQVGHLSQQISKSTDSFPSDNEKNPRGKMKKVRWEECKAVTLANEEILEEDTSKPTEHSQGSSQGNLEKKEQGNGSVQRKEPTRKEMLKPYVPRAPFPQRLMGGEKENSYLRFLVMFASLSVNIPFIKTLQQMPTYIKCVKELLTKKGTLKGGQTVMMNKECSALIKKDLPLKKKDPGSFHIPCAIGDTRINRGFCDLGASINVMPLSLMKRLQINELRSTDVFIQLADKT encoded by the coding sequence ATGAATTTCAAGGAAAAAGTGAGAGGTAGTATGAAAAGCCGAGGAGAGATTATTAAGAACCTCGAATCTCAAGTAGGGCATCTTTCACAGCAGATTTCGAAGTCCACTGATAGTTTTCCAAGTGACAATGAGAAAAATCCAAGAGGGAAAATGAAGAAGGTGAGATGGGAAGAGTGTAAGGCAGTTACTCTTGCAAATGAAGAAATCCTGGAAGAAGATACCAGCAAGCCAACAGAGCACAGCCAAGGAAGTTCCCAGGGCAACTTGGAGAAAAAAGAACAAGGAAATGGATCTGTACAGAGGAAAGAACCAACAAGGAAGGAAATGCTAAAACCTTATGTGCCAAGGGCACCATTTCCCCAGAGACTCATGGGAGGTGAGAAAGAAAATTCATACTTAAGATTCCTAgtcatgtttgcatctctcagtgTCAACATTCCCTTTATCAAAACCCTCCAACAGATGCCTACATACATCAAGTGCGTGAAAGAGTTGCTGACCAAGAAAGGAACCTTGAAAGGGGGACAAACAGtgatgatgaacaaggaatgtagtgccctcatCAAGAAGGACTTACCTCTGAAGAAAAAAGATCCGGGGAGCTTTcatatcccctgtgccataggagataCAAGAATTAACAGAGGattctgtgatctaggagctagcataaatgtgatgcctctatcTCTCATGAAGAGGTTGCAAATCAATGAACTGAGATCCACAGATGTATTCATCCAATTGGCTGATAAGACGTAG
- the LOC110267030 gene encoding uncharacterized protein LOC110267030 produces MVLLSLIFSNPALVVVLLASLCVAVLLASHPTSGIKYPPCYKDISFWINESFTETNLCELVKGIAGDLVEEAFNSCVFAAVAAATSLGLLLLWYCHCCKGTDLVSAVLVD; encoded by the exons ATGGTTCTGCTCAGCCTCATCTTCTCCAACCCAGCCCTGGTCGTGGTGCTGCTCGCCTCTCTCTGTGTCGCAGTTCTGCTCGCCTCTCATCCCACATCTGGCATCAAG TATCCTCCTTGTTACAAGGACATCAGTTTCTGGATCAATGAATCATTTACTGAAACCAATCTGTGTGAACTTGTTAAAGGAATTGCTGGGGATCTTGTAGAAGAG GCTTTTAATAGTTGTGTTTTCGCTGCTGTTGCTGCTGCCACATCTCTTGGTTTGCTTCTGCTCTGGTACTGCCATTGCTGCAAGGGTACGGATTTAGTTTCTGCGGTGCTAGTTGACTAG